Proteins found in one Cardiocondyla obscurior isolate alpha-2009 linkage group LG03, Cobs3.1, whole genome shotgun sequence genomic segment:
- the LOC139101363 gene encoding serine-rich adhesin for platelets isoform X3 yields MAADSDGDLIETVVTCEGDLGDPEFPRKFEIIVDHLNTLLCKEKGDGLRVNKIEPWNSVRVTFSIPREAALRLRELAAQGSPTLTQLGILSVQVEGDQVISLRIASRFGGDAQEIVLHSGTTQDGGAKSQGDATSNTATVDSNPSTALPGPSNATSISSTLHNVAQMIAAGASSEKAPQFRSPNVVAPTDCDPIPPFLAKSAQSTSAGNAGVSGNQQVINPSASPRNNYNGPFPFASMTHAAQAIHSRESQSTTIKNTMQFKHHAQPPPPYPSQENLATVTALTTGHTTTQPVVTVGQLANQYKPTTIATTSSLSPNNSTNLAGSSNSSGNQVALSSPLLVNLLQNDAGSHANNVIPGQKMLPPAVIDNPGLTNRMRSTKKPTVRRKDLPSPSESPPNLDTLRNEDVAAGTATTSVISDLPQTSTPSAFATVNVNQPSTLPPQQHSVVNVTGAGAGQNIMPSQAVPQVPAGSQIQSQQATVLHNQVQTQQKFPVRQDLAHRTSQVQLQNQLSARHPVNGQQIRTTIQQRQLLMQQQLLTQPQQINQQQIVSQVPMAQSTLLQQQNTNSPLQTGSIVNQSLLQQQQIQQQLIQYPTVGLNVPQQRLGYLNSQRQQTPPPYPRQPVPQQTHLSQQNQSLNVQQQLHHNQVKNINADTNATTDFRYGQSQNILSRNYQSPATSNANGTTWNAQSNSIPQGAQVNTTRLTVSNQVSGAFPQCGSRINNSTTSIAPSVNKTETSESPKLEEEAPEPEPEPEYTSTGKIRQFLINPLTGHLEPMPSESSDSEPESAVDNQDDFFSFPSPSNDRSNSIFSDDDADSNFSRRNDTTTNTDQSDSETTAKSTASEGSLKHSRIKSSREAAHSPMPGEKIKLRLKLEKSEPVTPAYKVDVSFVNTPPMRKADKSVNKMFAGGVPSTGTGDEPLRVPPLHISLRGRNASVVQREKVKKSLKESEGDAIKRRGKLKKMKECIDGNKLLQKKSLNMIIGTSSASKLPLSTSTINAICKVGNNILQTATAKSNALKQELPVDAVRLQSGTTTKPSSSKNSDMDDMPLNSRIPSPSKHKTAIANQSLNTPQPLTKTQVDLDAQNHMQEHKIGGGKTKRRDSKKKTESGDGLHREQNLLSGGRILDNQAKWRKLGYKGDITHTIRKPDSLLTGGDFSTIKKVGEIRRTSDSDINKSAIEKSNSLSSVASKLTELNGVKKDLITQEKRRRLSLMDEKDLHLGESPNTEVTHFNSQKASESSANTVPSIKANASLPFESDSGLKSTNSSVQQGDTRNPSNNPETKIPVHVETTTKNSQPPMARILSVKSKSDMENYIATVKSQNISQKLKNHMIAKTEANSIINRHNKTVEQLNFTHKKIIQNHVKQVDKPVVENKLDNASQRISLLKTTPSSVISNSVDQVPRSQNIDVPANKPTLPVGEINVTEAKVKQKLLENTAVPIGIGVDANIERVGSGGGGEDSGIESMDALSEKSPNQGESPLHRPASATESVTQSGAKNVIQGEPSLSTTNKNVPSSTSSSDMCSNSHSELLKSSGPQRLSPVSVTNYFENQLNRNISNSSEHDAKNVSNEKSSTVPRTGGGHSDLIGSLDTANNDKNMPSPLVTGTVTVVTASITSSINSDNNLLQCAHQQAKDFSDKDSSSIKLESTVNQNDQGKTNSKHEESKAVESVSEDTTKAVVESNSAIRLSDEPHGQNNNINNNNNNNGVPIIQNHVAYNKVETVKLDSAVANNANTATDNSCSNGESCNSEIKVESKINVKVDDTRQIDRFEVSKNSNVPLNTTSVKVETCTEQNQKYNVQSHQPIMLKEPSVNLQKVTDELVKKMVNDTSDLNAGIQSPIGEDPQPVRTTPALYTYSNTVLQRDETPSPAAQNPEVDSSDVEHLKRKRRRKQELEGRQDVICIEDNDDGHFVERLNSNSSEEYVKRPPKSLLEQLLIDIPNDNNEKRSLRTRSQKLNSPDISKTPKSSPHGPNKLEERRSISPYAKASPKLTVSKLSPNATIKIGKRKRQESESSVASSTADDPQPRPGPIVVEVDSSDDEPLIESVGKARVRLSDETSAASPKPKDQNNRVQRESRLLTTKQPNTATVMTSTTTVTTTAMTTTATVTATVTTTSTVTTMTTLTTVTTVTTATTTPAPVATMASTAAAVTVGKERLRGTSVSSNESVGEVTTRRSVRQNTASPLATPAGNTRGASKSSDDINRRKTRSGAAGKHCFSNGGDGGASETEANIPRKQMTFGK; encoded by the exons GAGCATCGTCAGAGAAAGCTCCTCAGTTTCGTTCTCCGAATGTAGTCGCTCCCACCGACTGTGATCCTATTCCACCGTTTCTCGCGAAATCGGCACAGTCCACGTCAGCGGGGAATGCTGGCGTTTCTGGAAATCAACAAGTAATTAATCCCAGTGCATCGCCCAGGAACAACTACAATGGTCCTTTCCCATTTGCCAGTATGACGCACGCTGCCCAAGCAATACATAGTCGCGAATCGCAATCTACAACAATCAAGAATACAATGCAGTTTAAGCACCATGCGCAACCGCCGCCACCATATCCGTCTCAAGAAAATTTGGCGACAGTTACAGCACTGACGACCGGTCACACTACAACGCAACCGGTTGTTACCGTTGGACAATTAGCAAATCAGTACAAGCCCACGACGATTGCTACAACATCTAGTCTGTCACCAAACAACAGTACTAATTTGGCAGGGAGTTCAAACAGTAGCGGAAATCAAGTCGCTCTGTCCAGTCCGTTGCTTGTAAATCTTTTACAAAACGATGCCGGTTCGCACGCGAATAACGTTATACCTGGTCAGAAGATGTTACCGCCAGCTGTTATCGATAATCCTGGACTTACAAATCGAATGAGATCTACTAAGAAACCTACGGTTAGAAGGAAAGATCTCCCGTCGCCCAGCGAATCGCCACCAAATTTAGATACCTTGAGAAACGAAGACGTGGCTGCAGGAACAGCGACAACGTCAGTTATTTCTGACTTGCCGCAGACTTCTACGCCTTCGGCGTTTGCGACTGTCAACGTTAATCAACCGTCTACACTTCCACCACAGCAACATAGCGTGGTTAATGTGACCGGTGCTGGTGCTGGGCAAAATATAATGCCATCACAAGCAGTGCCTCAAGTGCCGGCTGGTAGTCAGATTCAATCGCAACAAGCGACAGTTTTACACAACCAAGTACAAACGCAGCAAAAGTTTCCCGTTAGGCAAGATTTGGCTCATAGAACCTCACAAGTTCAATTGCAGAATCAACTCTCCGCCAGGCATCCAGTGAATGGACAGCAAATTAGAACGACGATACAACAACGGCAATTATTAATGCAACAACAACTTCTTACGCAGCCGCAACAAATAAATCAACAACAAATTGTTTCGCAAGTCCCGATGGCGCAATCGACTCTGCTCCAACAGCAAAATACTAACTCACCTTTGCAAACTGGGTCCATTGTCAATCAGTCGTTATTGCAGCAACAACAAATTCAACAACAATTGATACAATATCCGACGGTAGGCTTAAATGTCCCGCAACAACGGCTAGGTTACTTAAACAGTCAACGTCAGCAAACTCCGCCGCCTTATCCACGACAACCCGTACCGCAGCAGACGCATTTAAGTCAGCAGAATCAGTCTCTCAATGTACAACAACAGCTTCATCATAATCaggtgaaaaatattaatgcagaCACCAACGCGACTACTGATTTTCGTTACGGGCAAAGTCAGAATATTCTTAGCAGAAATTATCAGTCTCCTGCAACGAGCAATGCTAATGGGACCACGTGGAACGCACAAAGCAATTCTATTCCACAAGGTGCTCAAGTTAACACCACACGTCTGACAGTCTCGAATCAGGTTTCAGGTGCCTTTCCTCAATGTGGCTctcgtataaataattctactacTAGCATTGCTCCGTCTGTCAACAAGACGGAGACCTCCGAGTCTCCGAAACTGGAAGAGGAAGCCCCGGAGCCGGAACCGGAACCAGAATACACCTCGACCGGGAAGATACGACAGTTTCTCATAAATCCTTTGACAGGACACTTAGAGCCAATGCCCAGTGAAAGTTCAGATTCAGAGCCCGAGAGTGCAGTGGATAATCAGGAcgatttcttttcctttccgtCTCCGTCGAACGATAGATCGAACTCGATATTCTCCGATGACGACGCGGACAGCAATTTTTCAAGAAGAAACGATACGACGACGAACACGGATCAGTCCGATTCCGAGACAACAGCGAAATCAACGGCAAGCGAAGGAAGTTTAAAACACAGCAGAATAAAGTCCAGTAGGGAAGCCGCGCATAGCCCGATGCCGGGAGAGAAAATCAAACTAAGATTGAAATTGGAAAAATCGGAGCCGGTTACACCGGCTTATAAAGTTGACGTTTCTTTCGTGAATACGCCGCCCATGCGGAAAGCCGATAAGTCCGTGAATAAAATGTTTGCTGGTGGTGTTCCAAGTACGGGAACCGGTGACGAACCGCTGCGAGTGCCTCCGTTACACATTTCTTTAAGAGGACGTAACGCTTCAGTAgtacaaagagaaaaagttaAGAAGTCTCTAAAAGAGAGCGAGGGTGATGCAATTAAGAGAAGAGgtaaattgaaaaagatgAAGGAATGCATCGATGGAAACAAGTTGCTGCAGAAAAAATCATTGAATATGATTATAGGCACTTCGTCTGCATCGAAATTACCTTTATCTACTTCCACAATAAATGCCATTTGTAAAGTCGGTAATAACATATTACAAACCGCTACAGCCAAATCTAATGCCTTAAAACAAGAACTACCGGTGGATGCTGTACGATTACAATCTGGTACCACTACTAAGCCAAGTTCGAGTAAAAACAGCGACATGGACGATATGCCGTTGAATAGTAGAATACCGTCTCCTTCGAAGCATAAAACTGCGATCGCGAATCAATCTTTAAATACTCCACAACCTTTAACGAAGACTCAAGTGGATCTCGATGCACAGAACCATATGCAAGAACATAAAATAGGAGGAG gtaaaacaaaaagaagggattctaagaaaaaaacagaatcGGGAGATGGTTTACATCGGGAACAAAATCTGCTATCGGGAGGTCGAATTTTAGATAATCAAGCGAAATGGAGAAAGCTTGGTTACAAGGGCGATATAACTCACACAATAAGAAAACCGGATTCACTTTTAACCGGAGGTGACTTTAGTACAATCAAGAAAGTAGGCGAGATACGAAGAACAAGCGATAGCGACATTAACAAATCGGCTATTGAAAAAAGTAATTCATTGAGCAGTGTTGCCTCCAAATTAACGGAACTTAATGGCGTGAAGAAAGATTTGATAACTCAAGAAAAGAGACGACGGTTAAGCTTGATGGATGAAAAAGATCTGCATTTAGgag aatCTCCAAATACAGaagttacacattttaatagTCAAAAGGCTTCTGAAAGTTCTGCAAATACGGTACCAAGTATAAAAGCAAACGCCAGTCTACCCTTCGAGAGTGATTCTGGATTAAAATCGACAAATTCATCGGTGCAACAGGGCGACACTCGGAATCCATCAAACAATCCTGAGACTAAAATACCTGTGCATGTGGAGACTACGACGAAAAATTCTCAGCCACCCATGGCCAGGATACTCTCTGTGAAAAGCAAATCCGATATGGAGAACTATATTGCCACTGTCAAAAGTCAAAATATAAGTCAGAAGCTAAAAAATCATATGATTGCTAAGACTGAGGCAAATTCCATTATAAACAGGCACAACAAGACAGTCGAGCAGTTGAATTTTACTCACAAGAAGATTATTCAAAATCATGTCAAGCAAGTCGACAAGCCAGTGGTGGAGAACAAACTCGACAACGCGTCGCAAAGGATCAGCCTGTTGAAAACTACGCCGAGTTCGGTAATCAGCAACTCAGTAGATCAAGTCCCCAGATCGCAGAATATTGACGTACCTGCGAACAAGCCGACCTTGCCCGTTGGCGAGATAAACGTGACCGAGGCAAAGGTTAAGCAAAAGTTGCTTGAAAATACAGCAGTGCCGATTGGGATAGGCGTCGACGCGAATATCGAGAGAGTCGGTAGCGGTGGTGGTGGCGAGGATTCGGGCATCGAGTCGATGGACGCGCTTTCGGAAAAATCACCAAACCAGGGGGAGTCTCCTTTACACAGGCCAGCATCGGCAACCGAATCAGTGACGCAAAGCGGCGCTAAGAATGTAATACAGGGGGAACCCTCTTTATCAACCACCAATAAGAACGTGCCTTCCTCAACTAGTAGTAGTGATATGTGTTCAAATTCCCATTCGGAACTTCTTAAGTCCAGTGGCCCACAAAGATTAAGTCCTGTGTCTGTAACGAATTATTTTGAGAATCAGTTAAATCGCAATATATCAAACTCCAGTGAACATGACGCGAAGAATGTGTCTAACGAGAAATCGTCGACAGTTCCAAGAACTGGTGGTGGACATAGTGATTTGATTGGTAGTTTAGACACAGCgaataatgacaaaaatatGCCGAGTCCTTTAGTGACGGGCACAGTGACTGTTGTGACAGCGTCTATAACCAGCAGTATAAATAGTGATAATAACTTATTACAATGTGCACATCAGCAGGCAAAAGACTTCTCTGATAAAGACAGTTCTAGCATTAAATTAGAGAGTACTGTTAACCAAAATGATCAGGGTAAGACAAACTCTAAGCACGAGGAGTCGAAAGCTGTGGAAAGCGTATCCGAGGACACCACGAAAGCGGTTGTAGAAAGTAACAGTGCAATTAGATTAAGCGATGAACCTCACGGacagaataataatattaacaataataataataataatggtgTGCCTATAATACAAAATCACGTTGCTTATAATAAAGTTGAAACTGTAAAGCTCGATAGTGCGGTCGCGAACAATGCTAATACGGCGACAGATAATTCTTGCTCGAACGGTGAGAGTTGCAATTCAGAAATCAAAGTAGAATctaaaattaacgtaaaagtGGACGATACGAGGCAAATAGATCGATTTGAAGTTTCAAAAAACAGTAATGTTCCACTCAACACAACGTCGGTTAAAGTAGAAACGTGCACTGAACAGAACCAGAAGTATAATGTACAAAGCCACCAGCCGATTATGCTCAAAGAGCCCTCTGTAAATCTTCAAAAAGTGACGGACGAGTTGGTTAAAAAAATGGTTAACGATACGAGCGATCTGAATGCGGGTATCCAGTCACCCATTGGCGAAGATCCGCAACCCGTGAGAACGACGCCAGCCTTGTACACGTATTCCAATACCGTGCTGCAGCGAGACGAAACTCCGAGTCCGGCGGCGCAGAATCCTGAAGTGGACTCCAGTGACGTAGAGCATCTAAAGCGTAAACGCAGAAGAAAGCAGGAGCTCGAGGGTCGACAAGACGTCATATGTATAGAAGATAACGACGACGGACACTTTGTGGAGAGACTTAACTCCAACAGCTCGGAAGAGTATGTTAAAAGGCCGCCGAAATCGTTGCTGGAGCAGCTGTTGATCGATATCCCGAACGACAACAACGAGAAAAGATCGCTGAGAACGAGATCGCAGAAGTTGAACAGTCCGGATATCTCCAAGACACCGAAGAGCAGCCCTCACGGTCCTAACAAGTTAGAGGAACGCCGTAGTATATCGCCCTACGCAAAAGCAAGTCCAAAACTGACAGTGTCAAAGCTGTCTCCTAATGCGACAATAAAAATAGGGAAACGGAAAAGGCAAGAGAGTGAGAGTTCCGTTGCATCGAGCACAGCCGACGATCCACAGCCGAGACCAG gtCCCATTGTGGTAGAAGTAGATTCGTCTGATGACGAACCATTGATTGAGTCTGTAGGAAAAGCAAGAGTACGATTGTCAGATGAAACATCCGCTGCTTCCCCAAAGCCCAAAGATCAAAA TAATAGAGTGCAAAGAGAGAGCCGTTTGTTAACCACCAAGCAACCGAATACGGCAACTGTGATGAcatcgacgacgacggtgaccacgacggcgatgacgacgacTGCGACAGTAACGGCAACGGTCACGACGACGTCCACGGTAACGACGATGACAACGTTGACGACGGTGACAACAGTCACTACCGCGACGACGACCCCGGCGCCGGTGGCAACGATGGCATCTACAGCGGCGGCAGTTACTGTTGGGAAGGAGAGATTAAGAGGCACTTCCGTATCCAGCAACGAGTCTGTGGGCGAAGTAACAACAAGAAGGTCTGTACGGCAGAATACAGCTTCACCTCTAGCTACACCGGCAGGCAACACTAGGGGCGCATCCAAATCCTCGGACGACATAAACAGAAGGAAAACTCGTAGTGGTGCTG CGGGAAAACATTGTTTTAGTAACGGCGGAGACGGCGGAGCAAGCGAAACGGAGGCGAATATCCCGAGAAAACAAATGACCTTCGGGAAGTGA